Proteins encoded in a region of the Gallalistipes aquisgranensis genome:
- a CDS encoding ATP-binding protein: METVNRILQEKITARIAPNKAVLIFGARRVGKTVMMRKIVDNYSGRTMMLNGEDYDTLALLENRSIANYRHLLDGIDLLAIDEAQNIPQIGSILKLIVDEIPGISVLASGSSSFDLLNKTGEPLVGRSTQFLLTPFSQREIAQTETALETRQNLEARLIYGSYPEVVMMENYERKTDYLRDIVGAYLLKDILAIDGLKNSSKMRDLLRLIAFQLGSEVSYEELGKQLGMSKTTVEKYLDLLEKVFVIYRLGAYSRNLRKEVTKAGKWYFYDNGIRNAIIGAFSPLAIRQDVGALWENYIIGERRKANFNEGLHREFYFWRTYDKQEIDLIEESADSLTALEFKWGNKMPAAPKAFQEAYPYAEFHVVNRENYLEFV; the protein is encoded by the coding sequence ATGGAAACAGTAAATAGAATACTTCAAGAGAAGATTACAGCACGAATCGCGCCCAATAAAGCAGTACTGATTTTTGGTGCTCGCCGTGTTGGTAAAACGGTAATGATGCGTAAAATTGTGGACAACTATTCAGGTAGGACGATGATGCTCAACGGCGAAGACTACGACACATTAGCACTATTGGAGAATCGCTCAATAGCCAATTATCGGCATTTATTGGATGGTATTGATTTGCTGGCTATTGATGAGGCACAGAACATACCACAAATCGGTAGTATTCTGAAGTTGATAGTTGATGAAATACCGGGAATAAGTGTCTTGGCAAGTGGTTCTTCGTCATTCGATTTGCTGAATAAGACTGGTGAACCGTTGGTCGGCCGCAGTACGCAATTTCTCCTTACACCATTCTCGCAACGGGAAATCGCACAGACGGAAACGGCACTTGAAACCCGCCAGAACCTCGAAGCGCGCTTGATTTACGGTTCCTATCCCGAAGTAGTAATGATGGAGAACTATGAACGTAAAACAGACTACCTACGTGATATTGTCGGTGCATACCTGCTTAAAGATATCTTAGCAATTGACGGCTTAAAAAATTCGAGCAAGATGCGCGATCTACTGCGATTGATAGCTTTTCAGTTGGGCAGCGAAGTTTCTTACGAAGAGTTAGGTAAACAACTCGGCATGAGCAAGACGACCGTTGAAAAATACCTCGACCTATTGGAAAAGGTCTTCGTTATCTATCGTCTGGGGGCTTATTCGCGTAACCTACGCAAGGAGGTTACAAAAGCTGGCAAGTGGTACTTCTACGACAACGGCATTCGCAATGCCATTATCGGGGCTTTCTCACCGCTGGCCATTCGGCAGGATGTCGGTGCGCTGTGGGAGAACTACATCATCGGAGAGCGGCGCAAAGCGAACTTCAATGAGGGACTGCACAGGGAGTTCTATTTCTGGCGCACCTACGACAAACAGGAAATCGACCTGATTGAGGAGAGTGCCGACAGTCTTACCGCCTTGGAGTTCAAGTGGGGAAATAAAATGCCGGCCGCACCGAAAGCCTTCCAAGAAGCCTATCCCTATGCCGAGTTTCATGTGGTAAATCGGGAGAATTATTTGGAGTTCGTATAA
- a CDS encoding P-loop NTPase fold protein: METKLQSKQQYPRFIQNKPCGIDKFDGGSQERLAKTIARHFCQNDSLDEECTLPRIIGIEGIWGSGKSNVVKMLERELSDDYYFFEYDAWGHQEDLQRRSILELLTSKLIDDGILSGNATIKVKGGGTKTVSWSEKLKYLLARKTETVTEKYPLISNGMVAAFLVAVLTPIFTFIAYAVKPTPTTWWFSLLSIIIAALPVLIALCVWKWAYSKDHKYGWSYMLAIYQDKVEKDVCYETLSEDEPTVYEFKTWMQDISDFIKEKGQRKLVLVFDNMDRLPAEKVKELWSSIHTFFADSGFENVWAVIPFDETHLACAFGDETDEQTKQLTKYFINKTFPIVYRVAPPVITDYRSIFNKLFVEAFGETENEAKETINRIFRLVNPNANVREIISYINEMVALKQEWCNEILMINIALFCLKKTDILANPVEQILSGDYLNGIQTIINNDLQTQREIAALVYGVDVEDARQIPLKKYIEGCINGEEDHDINQYAETNKQFDTVLEEVIQCMDNALIDKIIHCLHKLTRKSDVILRVWQRIAQLKLKESIEKQVFPVEYQELLLHLDTESQNHVIAQLYKKIVRFNDFNGGDYFKTLDAIDRFIAQNKLACDFTSLIEAKTVKPNTFIDYIQAANATDAAYRDNATTKAYKYYQVATNSEALDNYLANLLPDNFDHADIVKTLKDNSTYTFPTLLQAITNCIDEQNVNKDNIGAIFTTYRLLASDEERPLPVTLDSTYINQLHSELETDGRNIKESGYYDLVAMQLAHGHSVSLIEGGDIKYVAELMDYYVDHGDLLVNSVGWNIPLLNETLQYMVNHKLGYKLLLSDILPQFEDIKNRIGVTDEVFIEHLAEWNTDLDKYITKNNIKDVIPDASFYDLTTKISNVLTDHINKIAFEALSEISVDTLYAQRTAHTSYYWFVAIKHLLAKIKSLPDNLTEFGKKILMDIASGTQSLNPFPNCFKNIVERLDKRKIKSTVTDIRNDFCIGKKTINAIKFQFFETWLRSHGNLKSQAGDVIDKIVKPVISDGACRSLILQNKDFYMDLINTAGDDAYELKKSLRNLIQKDSDPQLVKFVNSIDSVPEVETA, from the coding sequence ATGGAAACAAAACTACAATCCAAACAGCAATATCCGCGGTTTATCCAAAATAAACCGTGTGGTATTGACAAATTCGATGGAGGTTCGCAAGAAAGGTTGGCAAAAACTATTGCTCGCCATTTTTGTCAGAATGATTCATTGGATGAGGAATGTACTTTACCTCGAATTATCGGCATCGAAGGTATTTGGGGATCTGGAAAATCCAACGTGGTTAAAATGTTGGAACGTGAATTATCAGACGACTATTACTTTTTTGAGTATGACGCATGGGGACATCAAGAGGACTTGCAACGCCGCTCTATATTGGAATTGCTTACAAGCAAACTTATTGATGATGGTATCCTATCTGGAAATGCAACAATAAAAGTCAAAGGTGGAGGTACGAAAACCGTATCATGGTCTGAAAAGCTGAAATATTTATTAGCCCGTAAAACGGAGACCGTAACCGAAAAATATCCCCTTATCAGTAATGGTATGGTTGCGGCATTTTTGGTTGCAGTTTTAACTCCGATATTTACATTTATTGCGTATGCAGTAAAACCTACACCCACAACATGGTGGTTTTCTTTATTGTCTATTATCATAGCTGCACTGCCAGTTCTTATTGCATTGTGCGTTTGGAAATGGGCATATAGCAAAGATCATAAATATGGATGGAGTTATATGTTAGCTATTTATCAAGATAAAGTCGAAAAGGACGTTTGCTATGAGACTTTGAGCGAAGACGAACCAACGGTTTACGAGTTCAAAACATGGATGCAAGACATTTCTGATTTTATCAAGGAAAAAGGACAACGTAAATTAGTCCTTGTTTTTGACAACATGGATCGTCTCCCCGCTGAAAAAGTAAAAGAATTATGGTCTTCTATCCATACGTTCTTCGCCGATAGCGGTTTTGAAAATGTTTGGGCTGTTATTCCTTTCGATGAAACACATTTAGCTTGTGCATTCGGAGATGAGACCGACGAACAAACGAAACAACTGACCAAGTATTTTATCAATAAAACTTTCCCTATTGTTTATCGTGTTGCTCCTCCTGTTATTACCGACTATCGAAGTATATTCAACAAACTGTTTGTTGAAGCATTTGGAGAAACAGAAAATGAAGCGAAAGAAACTATAAATCGGATATTCAGATTGGTAAATCCTAATGCCAATGTTAGGGAAATTATATCATATATCAATGAGATGGTCGCTCTTAAACAAGAGTGGTGTAACGAAATTTTGATGATAAACATAGCATTGTTCTGTTTGAAGAAGACGGATATTCTGGCAAATCCAGTAGAACAAATATTGTCCGGCGACTATCTGAATGGCATTCAAACAATAATTAACAATGATCTGCAAACACAACGCGAAATTGCAGCTTTGGTATATGGTGTCGATGTTGAAGATGCTCGACAAATTCCATTGAAAAAATATATTGAAGGCTGCATCAACGGAGAAGAAGACCACGACATAAATCAATATGCAGAGACTAATAAACAATTTGACACTGTATTAGAAGAAGTTATACAATGTATGGACAATGCGCTTATCGATAAGATTATACATTGTTTGCATAAATTAACTCGAAAGAGCGATGTTATTCTGCGTGTATGGCAAAGAATAGCACAATTGAAATTAAAAGAATCCATAGAGAAGCAGGTGTTCCCTGTCGAATACCAAGAACTGCTGTTGCATTTAGACACGGAAAGCCAAAACCATGTGATTGCTCAATTATATAAGAAGATAGTTCGGTTCAATGACTTCAATGGCGGCGACTATTTCAAAACGTTAGATGCAATAGACAGGTTTATTGCGCAAAATAAGTTGGCGTGCGATTTTACGTCATTGATTGAAGCAAAAACAGTCAAGCCAAATACATTTATCGATTATATTCAAGCTGCAAATGCAACAGATGCTGCCTATCGGGATAACGCGACAACTAAAGCATATAAATATTATCAAGTAGCAACAAATTCGGAGGCGCTCGATAATTATTTGGCAAACTTACTACCCGATAATTTCGACCATGCAGATATTGTAAAAACGTTAAAAGATAATTCTACCTATACGTTTCCAACGCTTTTGCAAGCGATCACGAATTGCATTGATGAACAGAATGTAAATAAAGATAATATAGGGGCTATATTTACAACCTATCGTTTATTGGCATCTGACGAAGAAAGACCTTTACCTGTAACGTTAGATTCAACCTACATAAATCAGTTGCATTCTGAATTAGAAACTGATGGCCGAAACATTAAAGAGTCTGGATATTACGATTTAGTCGCCATGCAATTGGCACATGGTCATTCCGTTTCCTTAATAGAGGGTGGAGATATAAAATATGTTGCAGAACTCATGGACTATTATGTGGATCATGGAGACTTATTAGTAAATAGTGTGGGATGGAATATACCGCTATTAAATGAAACACTACAATACATGGTAAATCATAAACTTGGCTATAAATTATTGCTCTCAGACATATTGCCCCAATTTGAAGATATTAAGAACAGAATAGGTGTAACGGATGAGGTATTTATCGAGCATTTAGCAGAGTGGAATACCGATTTGGATAAGTATATCACTAAGAACAATATTAAAGATGTAATTCCTGACGCATCTTTTTACGATTTGACCACTAAAATAAGCAATGTCCTGACCGATCATATCAATAAAATAGCGTTCGAAGCGTTGTCTGAAATAAGTGTTGATACATTATACGCCCAAAGAACAGCACATACATCATATTATTGGTTTGTCGCAATAAAACATTTACTGGCTAAAATCAAATCCTTGCCAGATAACTTGACTGAATTTGGCAAAAAGATTCTGATGGATATTGCTTCTGGAACTCAAAGTTTGAATCCTTTCCCTAATTGTTTCAAGAATATAGTTGAAAGATTGGATAAACGAAAAATTAAATCGACAGTTACCGATATAAGAAATGATTTCTGCATCGGTAAAAAGACTATCAATGCAATAAAGTTTCAATTTTTCGAAACATGGCTTAGATCGCATGGTAATTTGAAAAGTCAAGCTGGAGACGTTATTGATAAAATAGTGAAACCTGTAATTTCCGATGGGGCATGCCGTTCATTGATTCTGCAAAACAAAGATTTTTATATGGATTTAATAAATACAGCAGGGGATGATGCTTATGAATTGAAAAAGAGTCTCCGAAACCTCATACAAAAAGATTCAGATCCGCAATTGGTTAAATTTGTCAATTCGATAGATTCAGTACCTGAGGTTGAAACCGCGTAA